A portion of the Cryptomeria japonica chromosome 5, Sugi_1.0, whole genome shotgun sequence genome contains these proteins:
- the LOC131035198 gene encoding uncharacterized protein LOC131035198, with translation MALPLPAFGPRAAVYRRFHRLLHVAAPAPAGLSPSATTSAHAPPPTKLSPQASYSGSGNAAAGQSPPAAGCQARHRRSPHLAPPAPSSALARHLYPAYFLAGHSSATRSPPGHRSATGPPLGHHRNTNKPPEPLFWAF, from the coding sequence ATGGCCCTGCCGCTGCCTGCCTTCGGGCCCCGTGCCGCCGTTTACCGGCGCTTCCACCGGCTGCTGCATGTCGCCGCTCCGGCCCCCGCCGGCTTGTCTCCGTCGGCCACAACGTCTGCCCACGCGCCGCCGCCAACCAAGCTCTCGCCGCAAGCCTCCTACTCCGGCTCTGGAAATGCCGCCGCCGGCCAGTCTCCACCGGCCGCCGGTTGCCAGGCCCGCCACCGCCGGTCTCCCCACCTGGCTCCGCCCGCTCCGAGCTCAGCCCTAGCCCGCCACCTCTACCCGGCCTATTTCCTAGCTGGCCACAGCTCTGCCACCAGGTCGCCACCTGGCCACCGCTCTGCTACCGGGCCGCCACTCGGCCACCACCGGAACACCAACAAGCCACCAGAACCCCTTTTTTGGGCTTTTTAA